Proteins from a single region of Acidovorax sp. NCPPB 3576:
- a CDS encoding molybdopterin molybdotransferase MoeA, translating to MPAAVAAAARPPMKPLDEALADLLALATPLAGTDTVDTFDADGRVLAVAAVSPLQVPPHDNSAMDGYAVRRADVAAPGAQLPVSQRIAAGSAGLPLAAGTAARIFTGAPVPPGADAIVMQEDCQALEGDRVQVHAVPAAHQWIRRAGEDIALGAEVLAAGTRLTPAALGLAASIGLARLTVARRPRVALFSTGDELVMPGEVDPARMPPGAIYNSNRFFLRGLLRRLGCAVTDLGIVPDRREATLEALRGASLEHDLILTSGGVSVGEEDHVKPAVEALGRLDLWQIAMKPGKPFAHGRIGAAHFMGLPGNPVSSFMTFALLVRPFLLRLQGMQAVAPQSVAATADFDWPRADRRREFLRVRRNAAGGLDLFPHQGSGVLTSVAWGDGVVDTPAGQTIARGDTVRFIPWAELQS from the coding sequence ATGCCCGCTGCTGTTGCCGCTGCCGCCCGCCCCCCGATGAAACCCCTGGACGAAGCGCTGGCCGATCTGTTGGCCCTGGCCACACCGCTGGCCGGCACCGACACGGTGGACACGTTCGATGCCGATGGCCGTGTGCTGGCCGTGGCGGCCGTCTCGCCGCTGCAGGTGCCGCCCCATGACAACAGCGCCATGGACGGCTATGCCGTGCGCCGGGCCGACGTGGCCGCGCCCGGGGCGCAGCTGCCCGTGTCGCAGCGCATCGCGGCCGGCAGCGCGGGCCTGCCGCTGGCCGCGGGCACGGCGGCGCGCATCTTCACCGGCGCGCCGGTGCCGCCCGGGGCCGATGCGATCGTGATGCAGGAAGACTGCCAGGCGCTGGAGGGCGACCGCGTGCAGGTCCATGCCGTGCCCGCCGCCCACCAGTGGATTCGCCGCGCGGGCGAGGACATCGCGCTCGGGGCCGAGGTGCTGGCCGCGGGCACGCGGCTCACGCCGGCCGCGCTGGGGCTGGCCGCGAGCATCGGCCTGGCACGGCTGACCGTGGCGCGGCGCCCGCGCGTGGCGCTGTTTTCGACCGGCGACGAACTCGTCATGCCCGGCGAGGTGGACCCGGCCCGCATGCCGCCCGGCGCCATCTACAACAGCAACCGTTTCTTTCTGCGGGGGCTGCTGCGCCGGCTGGGCTGCGCGGTGACCGACCTGGGCATCGTGCCCGACCGGCGCGAGGCCACGCTGGAGGCGCTGCGCGGCGCCAGCCTGGAGCACGACCTGATCCTGACCAGCGGTGGCGTGTCGGTGGGGGAGGAAGACCACGTCAAGCCCGCCGTCGAGGCCCTGGGCCGGCTGGATCTGTGGCAGATCGCCATGAAGCCCGGCAAACCCTTCGCCCATGGCCGCATCGGCGCCGCGCACTTCATGGGGCTGCCGGGCAACCCGGTATCGAGCTTCATGACCTTCGCGCTGCTGGTACGCCCATTCCTGCTGCGGCTGCAGGGCATGCAGGCCGTCGCCCCGCAGAGCGTGGCCGCCACGGCCGACTTCGACTGGCCGCGCGCGGACCGGCGCCGGGAGTTCCTGCGCGTGCGGCGCAACGCGGCGGGCGGGCTGGACCTGTTTCCCCACCAGGGATCGGGCGTGCTCACGTCGGTCGCCTGGGGCGACGGCGTGGTGGACACCCCGGCCGGCCAGACCATCGCGCGGGGCGATACCGTGCGCTTCATTCCCTGGGCGGAGCTGCAGTCATGA
- a CDS encoding dihydrodipicolinate synthase family protein — translation MRSRSTHSHSHSHAAARPPAPRARGDFSGLWIPLVTPFRHGAVDHAALKALVQRLRGTGIAGFVACGSTAEAGALDALEQDAVLATVIEHAAGLPVVMGLSGCHMGQVLARVRSLAPQPLAGLLVPAPHSIRPSQAGLQQWFRAIADASAVPLIVYDIPYRTGATLDLATLRSLAAHPNLRAVKDCGGSAAKTQALIADGALQVLAGEDAQAFTTVALGGAGAIAASAHWQTAEWVDCLDAVAAGDLERARRLWQAIVPWVEMCFAEPNPAPIKALLAAQGEMADELRAPMASASPALVQRLQQALAALPRGEPSAAPMGD, via the coding sequence GTGCGTTCACGTTCCACCCATTCCCATTCCCATTCCCATGCAGCCGCCCGCCCACCCGCCCCGCGGGCCCGCGGCGATTTCTCCGGCCTCTGGATTCCCCTCGTCACCCCGTTCCGCCACGGCGCCGTGGACCATGCCGCCCTGAAGGCCCTCGTGCAGCGGCTGCGCGGCACGGGCATCGCGGGTTTCGTGGCCTGCGGCTCCACCGCAGAGGCCGGGGCGCTGGACGCGCTCGAGCAGGACGCCGTGCTGGCCACGGTGATCGAGCATGCAGCCGGCCTGCCGGTGGTGATGGGCCTGTCGGGCTGCCACATGGGCCAGGTGCTGGCGCGGGTGCGCAGCCTGGCCCCGCAGCCGCTCGCCGGGCTGCTGGTGCCGGCGCCGCATTCCATCCGGCCGTCGCAGGCGGGGCTCCAGCAGTGGTTCCGGGCGATCGCCGATGCCAGCGCGGTCCCGCTCATCGTCTACGACATTCCCTACCGCACCGGCGCTACGCTCGACCTGGCCACCTTGCGCAGCCTGGCGGCGCACCCGAACCTCCGCGCCGTGAAGGACTGCGGCGGTAGCGCGGCGAAGACGCAGGCACTGATCGCAGACGGTGCGCTGCAGGTGCTGGCGGGCGAGGACGCCCAGGCGTTCACCACCGTCGCGCTCGGGGGCGCCGGGGCCATCGCCGCGAGCGCGCACTGGCAGACGGCCGAATGGGTGGACTGCCTGGACGCCGTCGCGGCCGGGGACCTGGAGCGGGCCCGCAGGCTCTGGCAGGCGATCGTTCCGTGGGTGGAAATGTGCTTCGCCGAGCCCAACCCCGCGCCCATCAAGGCCCTGCTGGCCGCGCAGGGCGAGATGGCGGACGAACTGCGCGCCCCGATGGCGTCGGCCTCCCCGGCCCTGGTGCAGCGGCTGCAGCAGGCGCTGGCGGCCCTGCCGCGCGGCGAGCCGTCCGCCGCACCGATGGGAGATTGA
- the moaD gene encoding molybdopterin converting factor subunit 1, giving the protein MSRTVTVRYFAAIREAVGQGSERLATQAATLGALRDELIARGGPWAHSLGRGRAVRMALDQTLSDESAALADGAEVAFFPPVTGG; this is encoded by the coding sequence ATGAGCCGCACCGTCACCGTGCGCTACTTCGCCGCGATCCGCGAGGCCGTGGGGCAGGGCAGCGAACGCCTGGCCACGCAGGCGGCCACGCTGGGCGCGCTGCGCGACGAGCTCATCGCGCGCGGCGGGCCCTGGGCGCACAGCCTGGGCCGCGGCCGCGCGGTGCGCATGGCGCTCGACCAGACGCTGAGCGACGAATCCGCGGCGCTGGCCGATGGGGCGGAAGTGGCGTTCTTTCCGCCCGTCACGGGCGGTTGA
- a CDS encoding homoserine dehydrogenase, which produces MKPIQVGLLGIGTVGSGVFNVLQRNQEEIRRRAGRGIEIAMVADLDAARAKTVVGDTAQVVSDARAVIANPDIDIVVELIGGYGIAKALVLEAIAAGKHVVTANKALLAVHGTEIFAAASAKGVMVAFEAAVAGGIPIIKALREGLTANRIQWIAGIINGTTNFILSEMRDKGLDFDVVLKEAQRLGYAEADPTFDIEGVDAAHKATIMSAIAFGIPVQFDKAYVEGITKLGAVDIRYAEQLGYRIKLLGIAKRRQGDAAKRLSDGVELRVHPTLVPAKRLIANVEGAMNAVVVQGDAVGTTLYYGKGAGSEPTASAVIADLVDITRLASADPEHRVPHLAFQSHTLDQAMGTLPVLPMSEVVTSYYLRLRVADEAGVLAKVTGLLATAGISIDAVLQREADEVGGEGSTHTDLIILTHDTREGTMNDAIAQMQALPTVLGPITRIRKEELN; this is translated from the coding sequence ATGAAACCGATCCAAGTGGGCCTGCTGGGCATTGGCACCGTCGGCAGCGGCGTCTTCAACGTGCTGCAACGCAACCAGGAAGAAATCCGCCGCCGCGCCGGCCGTGGCATCGAGATCGCCATGGTGGCTGACCTCGACGCGGCCCGCGCCAAGACCGTCGTGGGTGACACCGCCCAGGTGGTGAGCGATGCGCGCGCCGTCATCGCCAACCCCGACATCGACATCGTGGTCGAGCTGATCGGCGGCTACGGCATTGCCAAGGCCCTGGTGCTGGAGGCCATCGCCGCCGGCAAGCACGTGGTCACCGCCAACAAGGCGCTGCTGGCCGTGCACGGCACCGAGATCTTCGCGGCCGCGTCGGCCAAGGGCGTGATGGTGGCTTTCGAGGCTGCCGTGGCCGGGGGCATCCCGATCATCAAGGCGCTGCGCGAAGGGCTCACCGCCAACCGCATCCAGTGGATCGCCGGCATCATCAACGGCACCACCAATTTCATCCTGTCGGAGATGCGCGACAAGGGCCTGGACTTCGACGTGGTGCTGAAAGAGGCGCAGCGTCTGGGCTATGCCGAGGCCGACCCGACCTTCGACATCGAAGGCGTGGACGCCGCGCACAAGGCCACCATCATGTCGGCCATCGCCTTCGGCATCCCGGTGCAGTTCGACAAGGCCTATGTGGAAGGCATCACCAAGCTCGGCGCGGTCGATATCCGCTATGCCGAGCAACTCGGTTACCGCATCAAGCTGCTGGGCATCGCGAAGCGCCGCCAGGGCGACGCGGCCAAGCGCCTCTCTGACGGCGTGGAGCTGCGGGTGCACCCCACGCTCGTGCCCGCGAAGCGCCTGATCGCCAACGTGGAAGGCGCGATGAACGCCGTGGTCGTGCAGGGCGATGCCGTGGGCACCACGCTGTACTACGGCAAGGGCGCCGGCAGCGAGCCCACGGCCAGCGCCGTGATCGCCGATCTGGTGGACATCACCCGGCTGGCTTCGGCCGACCCCGAGCACCGCGTGCCGCACCTGGCCTTCCAGTCGCACACGCTCGACCAGGCCATGGGCACGCTGCCCGTGCTGCCCATGAGCGAGGTCGTCACCAGCTACTACCTGCGCCTGCGCGTGGCCGACGAGGCCGGCGTGCTGGCCAAGGTCACGGGCCTGCTCGCCACGGCCGGCATCAGCATCGACGCGGTGCTGCAGCGCGAGGCCGACGAGGTGGGCGGCGAAGGTTCCACGCACACCGACCTCATCATCCTCACGCACGACACGCGCGAGGGCACGATGAACGACGCCATCGCGCAGATGCAGGCGCTGCCCACGGTGCTGGGCCCCATCACGCGCATCCGCAAGGAGGAGCTGAACTGA
- a CDS encoding nuclear transport factor 2 family protein, which translates to MPASDTPLLPLLQALEVELHRPAARGDAARLDALLHDDFREFGRSGAVYTKADLLSQLPAQAQHAVVVPDRFEVRRLGEFAALLTYRSARRLADGTLERWTLRTSVWERSAHGWQMRFHQGTPAAPGGSPGLETPTAPADGAPSIGAASA; encoded by the coding sequence ATGCCTGCTTCCGACACGCCGCTTCTGCCGTTGCTGCAGGCCCTGGAGGTCGAGCTGCACCGGCCGGCCGCGCGCGGGGACGCCGCCCGGTTGGACGCATTGCTGCACGACGACTTCCGCGAGTTCGGCCGCTCCGGCGCGGTCTACACCAAGGCCGACCTCCTGTCGCAACTGCCGGCCCAGGCGCAACATGCCGTGGTGGTCCCGGACCGCTTCGAGGTCCGGCGTCTCGGTGAATTCGCCGCGCTGCTCACGTACCGCTCGGCGCGGCGGTTGGCCGACGGAACCCTGGAGCGGTGGACGCTGCGCACCTCGGTGTGGGAGCGGTCTGCGCACGGGTGGCAGATGCGCTTTCACCAGGGAACACCTGCTGCGCCCGGCGGGTCGCCCGGCCTCGAAACACCGACGGCACCGGCTGACGGCGCTCCATCGATCGGTGCCGCCAGTGCCTGA
- the moaE gene encoding molybdopterin synthase catalytic subunit MoaE, which produces MNPVPAPRPIAPPRVAVQAGDFDVSAELAALRAGDPRVGAVCCFVGTVRDHNAGDAVASMELEHYPGMTEKSIEAMVDEALRRFELFGVRVVHRVGLLQPQDQIVLVAVTSAHRGQGFQACEFLMDYLKTQAPFWKKEATPQGARWVDARVSDDAALARWGIAAVPNAAEGLG; this is translated from the coding sequence ATGAACCCCGTTCCCGCTCCACGCCCGATCGCCCCGCCCCGGGTGGCCGTCCAGGCGGGCGACTTCGACGTGTCCGCGGAGCTGGCGGCCCTGCGCGCGGGCGACCCGCGGGTGGGCGCGGTGTGCTGCTTCGTGGGCACCGTGCGAGACCACAACGCCGGCGATGCCGTCGCATCGATGGAGCTGGAGCATTACCCCGGCATGACCGAGAAATCCATCGAGGCCATGGTGGACGAGGCGCTGCGCCGCTTCGAGCTGTTCGGCGTCCGGGTGGTGCACCGCGTGGGGCTGCTGCAGCCGCAGGACCAGATCGTGCTGGTGGCGGTGACCTCGGCCCACCGGGGGCAGGGCTTTCAGGCTTGCGAGTTCCTCATGGACTACCTCAAGACCCAGGCGCCGTTCTGGAAGAAGGAGGCCACGCCCCAGGGCGCGCGCTGGGTCGATGCCCGGGTGAGCGACGACGCGGCGCTGGCGCGCTGGGGGATTGCCGCCGTTCCCAATGCCGCAGAAGGCTTGGGGTGA
- the thrC gene encoding threonine synthase, whose protein sequence is MLYVSTRGHADRKHFCDILLEGLAPDGGLYLPERYPQIDDAALTRLRKAYHEQGYAELAFQILSLYIDDIPAADLKRLCEKTYTAEVFGTGEIVPLRHLENSLWLEALSNGPTLAFKDMAMQLLGNLFEYELARRGETLNILGATSGDTGSAAEYAMKGKQGVRVFMTSPHGRMSAFQQAQMFSLQDENIHNLAIEGVFDDCQDIVKAVSNDLAFKRQYKIGTVNSINWARLLAQVVYYFAGYVQATDTNDQKVSFTVPSGNFGNVCAGHVARMMGLPIDQLVVATNENDVLDEFFRTGVYRVRGSADTHETSSPSMDISKASNFERFVFDLLGRDGARTQALFGEALARDGAFDLSGDPAFAQAAGRYGFVSGKSTHADRIATIRDTFQRFAVTIDTHTADGVKVAREHIRPGVPMLVLETALPIKFAETIVEALGHPPERPAKFEGIEALPKRVQVMPADVVLVKAYISRHCA, encoded by the coding sequence ATGCTGTACGTCTCGACACGCGGCCACGCAGACCGCAAGCATTTCTGCGACATCCTGCTGGAGGGCCTCGCGCCCGATGGGGGCCTGTACCTGCCCGAGCGCTACCCGCAGATCGACGACGCGGCGCTCACTCGCCTGCGAAAGGCCTACCACGAGCAGGGCTACGCGGAACTGGCATTCCAGATCCTGTCGCTCTACATCGACGACATTCCCGCGGCGGATCTCAAGCGCCTGTGCGAGAAGACGTACACGGCCGAAGTGTTCGGCACCGGCGAGATCGTGCCGCTGCGCCATCTGGAAAACAGCCTGTGGCTGGAAGCCCTGTCCAACGGCCCCACGCTGGCCTTCAAGGACATGGCGATGCAGCTGCTGGGCAACCTGTTCGAATACGAACTGGCGCGCCGCGGCGAAACGCTCAACATCCTGGGCGCGACCAGCGGCGACACCGGCAGCGCCGCCGAATACGCCATGAAGGGCAAGCAGGGCGTGCGCGTCTTCATGACCAGTCCGCACGGCCGCATGAGCGCGTTCCAGCAGGCGCAGATGTTCAGTCTGCAAGACGAGAACATCCACAACCTCGCCATCGAGGGCGTGTTCGACGACTGCCAGGACATCGTCAAGGCCGTGAGCAACGACCTGGCCTTCAAGCGCCAGTACAAGATCGGCACCGTCAATTCGATCAACTGGGCGCGATTGCTGGCGCAGGTGGTGTACTACTTCGCGGGCTACGTGCAGGCCACCGACACGAACGACCAGAAGGTGAGCTTTACCGTGCCGTCGGGCAACTTCGGCAACGTCTGCGCGGGCCACGTGGCCCGCATGATGGGCCTGCCGATCGACCAGTTGGTGGTGGCGACGAACGAGAACGACGTGCTGGACGAGTTCTTCCGCACGGGCGTCTATCGCGTGCGCGGCAGCGCCGACACGCACGAGACCTCCAGCCCGTCGATGGACATCAGCAAGGCGAGCAACTTCGAGCGCTTCGTGTTCGACCTGCTCGGCCGCGATGGCGCCCGCACGCAGGCGCTGTTCGGCGAAGCCCTGGCCCGGGACGGCGCGTTCGACCTGAGCGGCGATCCAGCGTTTGCCCAGGCGGCGGGGCGCTATGGCTTCGTGAGCGGCAAGAGCACGCACGCGGACCGCATCGCGACCATCCGCGACACGTTCCAGCGCTTCGCCGTGACGATCGACACCCACACCGCCGACGGCGTGAAGGTGGCGCGCGAGCACATCCGTCCCGGCGTGCCGATGCTGGTGCTGGAAACCGCGCTGCCCATCAAGTTCGCCGAGACCATCGTCGAGGCGCTGGGCCACCCGCCCGAGCGGCCGGCCAAGTTCGAGGGCATCGAGGCGCTGCCCAAGCGCGTGCAGGTCATGCCGGCCGACGTGGTGCTGGTCAAGGCCTACATCAGCCGCCACTGCGCCTGA
- the mobB gene encoding molybdopterin-guanine dinucleotide biosynthesis protein B — protein MKVVGFAGFSGSGKTTLIERLIPALGRRGQRVSVVKHAHHRFDVDHPGKDTWRHREAGAFEVVAASDRRLVLMREFAQPTEPGVHGLLAELDDRVDWALVEGFKECDLPKVEVWRSPSPDYGERSVRYPHDPFIVAVVTDAPARLPVPTGLPVFDGWAGPVDALADWLIGQGPHFHYVPPPPGVR, from the coding sequence ATGAAGGTGGTGGGCTTTGCCGGGTTCTCGGGCAGCGGCAAGACCACGCTGATCGAGCGGCTCATTCCCGCGCTGGGCCGGCGCGGGCAGCGGGTGTCGGTGGTCAAGCACGCGCACCACCGGTTCGACGTCGATCACCCCGGCAAGGACACCTGGCGCCACCGCGAGGCCGGGGCGTTCGAGGTGGTGGCCGCTTCGGACCGGCGGCTGGTCCTGATGCGCGAGTTCGCCCAGCCCACCGAGCCCGGCGTGCACGGCCTGCTGGCCGAGCTGGACGACCGGGTGGACTGGGCTCTGGTGGAGGGCTTCAAGGAGTGCGATCTGCCCAAGGTGGAGGTGTGGCGCTCGCCGTCGCCCGACTACGGCGAGCGCAGCGTGCGCTACCCGCACGACCCGTTCATCGTCGCCGTGGTGACCGATGCCCCCGCCCGCCTGCCCGTGCCCACCGGCCTGCCCGTCTTCGATGGCTGGGCTGGCCCGGTCGATGCCCTGGCGGACTGGCTGATCGGCCAGGGCCCGCACTTTCACTATGTTCCGCCACCGCCTGGAGTCCGCTGA